The nucleotide sequence AGTACATTAAGAAACAGTGTTCGTCTTGTAGGAAGAGTAGGTAACACACCGGAAACAAAAACTTTTGACAACGGTACAAAAGTATCTTTATCGTTAGCAACCAGCGATTTTTATTACAACGATAAAAAAGAAAAAATAGAAACCACCCAATGGCACAATATTATTGCGTGGGGCAAAACCGCAGAGCTGATTCAGAAATACGTAGAAAAAGGGAAGGAAATTGCCGTTGAAGGTAAATTAACTTATCGCACCTATGAAGACAAAGAAGGTGTAAAACGCAGCATTACCGAAATTGTGATTAACGAAGTGTTATTCTTTTAACCACCAAAACAGATGCACAAATTAAATAACTGTGCATCTGTTTTAAATTTTTAGAGGTCATTAATTAACTAAATAGAATAAAACTTTTTTAAAATGAGTTTTAGTAAACACTTTGTCATTCCGACGTAGGAGGAATCTTTTACAGTAAGTAGATGAGATTCTTCACTACATTTCATTTCGTTCAGAATGACAAACTACCTCTTTGTGATCTTGAGTATGTAAATATCTAATGACCTATATAAATTTAATAAAATAAGTCTTTAGCAACTTTAAACGTGTTTACATGTGCTTGTAATATGGTTGATAAATTAGGCGAATAACCGCCGCCCATACTGCATTGTACCGGAATGTTGTATTTTTTTGCTAACGAAAAAACGTGTTCATCGCGTTGTTTACAGCCGTTAATGGTGCAGTTTAATTTTCCTAATTTATCGGTTGCTAAAATATCAACACCCGCCTGATAAAAAATAAAATCGGGTTGTTCTTTTACAATGATTTTTTCTAAATGGTTTTCTAAAATTGTAAGGTAAACATCGTCGGTAGTTTCATCTTCTAAATCAATATCTATGTTCGATTGTTCTTTTTTAAACGGATAATTGCTTTTTCCGTGCATAGAAAAAGTAAAAACCTGCGGATTGTTTTTAAAAATTTCGGCAGTCCCGTTTCCTTGATGCACGTCTAAATCAACAATTAAAATTTTAGAAGCTTTGTTGTGTTTCAATAAATAAGCTGCGGCAACAGCCTGATCGTTCAGCATACAAAAACCCTCG is from Flavobacterium dauae and encodes:
- a CDS encoding single-stranded DNA-binding protein; translation: MSTLRNSVRLVGRVGNTPETKTFDNGTKVSLSLATSDFYYNDKKEKIETTQWHNIIAWGKTAELIQKYVEKGKEIAVEGKLTYRTYEDKEGVKRSITEIVINEVLFF
- a CDS encoding histone deacetylase family protein; the encoded protein is MFSIAYHSIYNHPVPENHRFPMEKYQLLPKQLLLEGIVTEDCFFKPQQASLQDIYLAHNPDYVNRYTHLQLTDKERRKTGFVHCQQLIDRELTLVQGTIDGALNAFTQKVAFNIAGGTHHAFSGHGEGFCMLNDQAVAAAYLLKHNKASKILIVDLDVHQGNGTAEIFKNNPQVFTFSMHGKSNYPFKKEQSNIDIDLEDETTDDVYLTILENHLEKIIVKEQPDFIFYQAGVDILATDKLGKLNCTINGCKQRDEHVFSLAKKYNIPVQCSMGGGYSPNLSTILQAHVNTFKVAKDLFY